The following proteins are encoded in a genomic region of Bacilli bacterium:
- a CDS encoding glycoside hydrolase family 66 protein encodes MIGLQPFIRDVYPAKAQFVGNEPVNVCIELENPGVLRNMRIVVRVLFMDELIAEKTFQLEVQSGIRQLAVPVEVRPGEADLTGYGLDVFLYDREVCLDTRSTAFDVVSCWNKSIRYGFLSHYDTADMSDETDLAWMRKLHLNAVQFYDWMYRHDNLIPPHDGEFQDLMGRTVNIDTVRHKIALCHRLGMRAIAYGAVYAASHAFHRRHPDWGLLDGNGNTHDFIGVFKIMNISPESPWHRHIIGQYRNAIEQLNFDGIHMDTYGFPKTALSRLNGVRKIERLDAHFPVLIDHSREELAKSKPDVGLIFNNVGNWPVDAVASSAQDAVYIEVWKPYERYHHIRELIERAKRAGHGKPVILAAYLQPFRRKQSEHVAKANYAALLLTAIIVSHGGTHLLLGENKGVLTEGYYVNHARLSDEFAEEIRRYYDFQVRYANLFYDGELKDVSMTHTDWDNVEYTFLGSRFSSYGQGGKVWTIIREKPGLKTVALVNLRGNDEFWNKGKNKPPVQYNLEVRMLIMGNVQSVFLASPDEHMGRPQQVPYRIEAGKKGAELVVTIPRLSVWSLLTVRLAEEE; translated from the coding sequence ATGATTGGATTGCAGCCTTTTATTCGGGATGTGTATCCGGCCAAGGCGCAATTTGTGGGCAATGAGCCGGTGAACGTCTGCATTGAACTGGAAAATCCGGGTGTTCTGCGGAACATGCGAATTGTGGTGCGAGTGCTCTTTATGGATGAATTAATCGCAGAAAAGACGTTTCAACTCGAAGTGCAAAGCGGCATCCGGCAGCTAGCGGTTCCGGTTGAAGTGCGCCCGGGTGAGGCGGATCTCACCGGATACGGGCTTGACGTTTTCTTGTATGATCGGGAAGTCTGCCTGGACACCCGTTCCACTGCGTTCGATGTGGTTTCCTGTTGGAACAAGTCGATTCGTTACGGGTTTCTCAGCCATTATGATACAGCCGACATGTCCGATGAAACGGATCTTGCCTGGATGCGCAAGCTGCATTTGAATGCCGTGCAGTTTTACGATTGGATGTACCGCCACGATAATCTGATTCCCCCGCATGACGGCGAATTTCAGGATTTAATGGGCAGAACGGTCAACATCGATACGGTCCGGCATAAGATTGCGCTATGCCATCGCCTTGGCATGCGCGCGATCGCATACGGCGCCGTTTATGCCGCCAGCCATGCCTTTCATCGGCGGCATCCCGACTGGGGATTACTGGATGGAAACGGCAATACGCACGATTTTATCGGCGTCTTCAAGATTATGAACATCTCGCCGGAGAGCCCCTGGCATCGCCATATTATCGGGCAATACCGTAACGCGATCGAGCAACTGAATTTCGACGGCATCCATATGGATACATACGGTTTTCCGAAGACAGCGCTCTCCCGCCTGAACGGCGTTCGGAAGATCGAGCGGCTGGATGCGCATTTTCCCGTGCTGATTGATCATTCGCGGGAAGAGTTGGCCAAGTCAAAGCCGGATGTCGGTCTCATCTTCAACAACGTGGGTAATTGGCCGGTTGACGCGGTCGCTTCTTCGGCGCAGGATGCCGTCTACATTGAAGTCTGGAAACCTTACGAGCGGTATCATCATATCCGCGAGCTTATCGAACGGGCGAAGCGCGCGGGACATGGCAAGCCAGTGATTCTGGCCGCCTATCTGCAGCCTTTTCGGCGAAAGCAGTCGGAGCATGTTGCAAAGGCGAACTACGCGGCGCTGCTGCTGACGGCGATAATTGTCTCTCATGGCGGAACCCATCTGCTGTTAGGTGAGAACAAAGGCGTATTAACCGAGGGCTATTATGTGAATCATGCGCGGCTAAGCGACGAATTTGCCGAAGAAATCCGGCGATACTACGATTTTCAGGTGCGGTATGCCAATCTGTTCTATGATGGGGAACTGAAAGACGTCTCCATGACGCATACGGATTGGGACAATGTAGAGTATACATTCTTAGGAAGCCGGTTCAGTTCATATGGTCAAGGCGGCAAAGTATGGACGATTATACGGGAGAAGCCCGGTTTGAAGACGGTGGCGCTTGTTAATTTGCGCGGCAACGATGAGTTTTGGAACAAAGGCAAAAACAAACCCCCCGTTCAATACAATCTGGAGGTTCGAATGCTAATCATGGGGAACGTGCAAAGTGTCTTTCTCGCTTCGCCCGACGAGCACATGGGACGCCCGCAGCAAGTCCCGTACCGCATAGAAGCGGGAAAGAAAGGAGCGGAGCTGGTTGTGACCATTCCGCGCCTTTCCGTCTGGTCGCTGCTCACCGTCCGGCTGGCAGAAGAAGAATAG
- a CDS encoding sugar ABC transporter permease, translating into MGAVIGKINRHLHKIMALPAIILFALFFLYPLAQGVGISLTDSNGVTAPNFVGLSNFFNFFHDERAKTDIANTVLFALGSAPLLNIFGLLYALLLDSRFKGNAVVRAIVYMPAVISPLIMGYIWYFILQPGRGFLFHALNLLYPGFTGGNWLGHTGSALVVIILVNVWQYAGMTMIIYLAGLQSIPQELYEAGEIDGAGYLQKLRFITIPMLYPSIKINVVTNIIGSLSVFDIIVAMTDGGPGYATESLSLYIMRMLYGSFTGYSTAVALILFMIIVVPVFLFLKLTKNREYEL; encoded by the coding sequence ATGGGGGCCGTTATCGGCAAAATCAATCGTCATCTTCATAAAATTATGGCACTACCGGCCATCATTCTGTTCGCTCTCTTCTTTCTGTATCCGCTCGCGCAGGGAGTGGGAATCAGCTTGACCGATTCAAACGGAGTCACCGCCCCGAACTTCGTAGGGCTTAGCAACTTCTTCAATTTCTTTCATGATGAGCGGGCCAAGACGGATATTGCCAATACGGTGTTGTTCGCTCTCGGGAGCGCGCCGCTTCTCAATATATTCGGCCTTCTTTACGCGCTTCTGCTCGATTCCCGGTTCAAGGGCAATGCTGTCGTGCGGGCTATTGTGTATATGCCGGCGGTCATCAGCCCGCTGATTATGGGTTACATTTGGTATTTTATTTTGCAGCCTGGGCGTGGATTTCTGTTCCACGCTCTGAATCTTCTTTATCCCGGCTTCACTGGCGGCAATTGGCTCGGGCACACCGGCTCCGCACTGGTCGTCATCATTTTGGTGAATGTGTGGCAATATGCCGGTATGACGATGATCATCTATTTGGCCGGACTGCAGTCCATTCCGCAGGAACTCTATGAGGCCGGCGAAATAGACGGAGCCGGTTATTTGCAAAAGTTGCGTTTCATCACGATTCCGATGCTGTACCCATCGATCAAAATTAATGTTGTAACGAATATAATCGGTTCGCTTTCGGTATTTGACATTATTGTGGCAATGACTGATGGGGGACCCGGTTACGCGACAGAATCGCTGAGCTTGTATATTATGCGCATGCTTTACGGCAGTTTCACGGGCTATTCCACGGCAGTGGCGCTGATTTTGTTTATGATTATCGTCGTGCCGGTCTTTTTGTTCTTGAAATTGACCAAAAATAGAGAATACGAATTGTAA
- a CDS encoding c-type cytochrome, with protein sequence MKCFENEMRWKNAIVFIVFFGLAFGVSYAIYSNHGPKQDAAAANTAAAPGDGQAQAAATAQPAATKDGEIFVKRNCVACHSISSLGIHAGQVGPDLSQAYVTVKDKHGVAIEEFLKKPTSAVMSGVLGGDPLSDEDYKAVLAALKKAAGQ encoded by the coding sequence ATGAAATGTTTCGAAAACGAAATGCGCTGGAAAAACGCGATCGTCTTCATCGTCTTTTTCGGTTTGGCATTCGGCGTAAGCTATGCGATTTATTCCAACCACGGGCCTAAGCAAGACGCCGCTGCGGCAAATACTGCGGCCGCTCCGGGCGACGGGCAAGCGCAGGCTGCAGCGACCGCACAGCCGGCCGCGACCAAAGACGGCGAAATATTTGTCAAACGCAATTGCGTTGCCTGCCACTCCATTTCTTCGCTTGGGATTCACGCCGGGCAGGTAGGCCCGGATTTGTCGCAGGCGTATGTTACGGTGAAAGACAAACATGGCGTTGCCATCGAGGAATTTTTGAAAAAGCCGACCAGCGCCGTCATGTCAGGGGTGTTGGGCGGCGATCCGCTTAGCGACGAAGATTACAAAGCGGTATTGGCGGCCCTGAAAAAAGCCGCGGGCCAATAA
- the nosD gene encoding nitrous oxide reductase family maturation protein NosD, with translation MKRISIWIIGLLCLLAVIWPEHGMGKGAPRPAPGSPESAPSGGKGASVSASLQQMIDAAPAGAVIKLPAQTFAGNVVIDKPCQLIGTDGTTIRGDGTGNVITIRASHVLLERLVVEHGGTDRNSAEEYAAVKVSGATDTTIKSLFIADSYHGIYLKNSDGNVIENVTVQGAGSAEIASQGNGIQLVHANRNKLVNNKITGTRDGIYFYYADHNLAEGNRISGTRYGLHYMYANGNRFWANRFTGNIGGAAIMLSRNIELSANQFSGQNGTQAFGILLKESENVQIGGNHFSENQRGLYIDNSFNYKITGNTFAHNKIGVEIWASAANGAFSQNRFVRNAVPVVAVGGAGTNAWSEHGRGNLWAEEPALDLNRDGLGDVPVQYKSSLGRLIKESELVYLFLGSPSVRIYEEINRLLNRQDIMFTDPHPLAERAGIHPAAIFAAVAGAALLSTFYVIRRKRRWG, from the coding sequence ATGAAGCGCATCAGTATATGGATAATCGGTTTGCTGTGCCTCCTCGCTGTTATTTGGCCGGAGCACGGCATGGGAAAAGGGGCTCCGCGCCCGGCGCCCGGTTCGCCCGAATCGGCGCCAAGCGGCGGCAAGGGGGCGTCTGTCAGCGCTTCGTTGCAGCAAATGATTGACGCCGCGCCAGCGGGAGCGGTGATCAAATTGCCTGCACAAACGTTTGCGGGAAATGTAGTCATTGACAAGCCTTGCCAATTGATCGGAACGGACGGCACGACAATCCGCGGGGACGGAACCGGAAATGTCATCACAATCCGCGCCTCCCATGTGCTCCTGGAGCGCCTTGTCGTTGAACATGGCGGCACGGACCGCAACTCGGCGGAAGAATACGCTGCGGTAAAAGTGTCGGGCGCGACGGATACAACCATCAAGTCGCTGTTTATCGCCGATTCCTATCACGGCATTTATCTGAAAAACAGCGACGGCAATGTGATCGAGAATGTAACGGTGCAGGGGGCGGGAAGCGCGGAAATCGCCAGCCAGGGCAACGGCATCCAGCTCGTGCATGCGAACCGCAACAAACTTGTGAACAACAAAATCACAGGGACGCGGGACGGCATTTACTTTTACTACGCCGACCACAATTTAGCCGAAGGCAACCGCATCAGCGGCACTCGTTACGGCTTGCATTATATGTATGCGAACGGTAACCGTTTTTGGGCGAACCGCTTTACCGGCAATATTGGCGGAGCGGCCATTATGCTGTCCCGGAATATCGAACTTTCCGCCAACCAATTTTCCGGGCAAAACGGCACGCAAGCGTTCGGGATTCTGCTTAAGGAAAGCGAAAATGTCCAAATCGGCGGCAACCATTTTTCGGAAAACCAGCGCGGGTTGTATATCGATAATTCCTTTAACTATAAAATTACCGGAAATACGTTCGCGCACAACAAGATCGGCGTGGAAATCTGGGCGAGCGCGGCCAATGGGGCGTTCAGCCAAAACCGCTTTGTGCGCAACGCCGTTCCGGTCGTCGCTGTTGGCGGCGCGGGAACAAACGCCTGGAGCGAACATGGGCGGGGCAACTTGTGGGCGGAAGAGCCCGCGCTTGATTTGAATCGGGACGGACTTGGCGATGTGCCCGTGCAATACAAATCGTCGCTCGGGCGGCTGATCAAGGAAAGCGAGCTTGTTTACCTGTTTCTCGGCAGCCCGTCCGTGCGCATTTACGAAGAGATAAACCGCCTGCTGAACAGGCAGGACATCATGTTTACCGATCCGCACCCGCTCGCGGAGCGTGCGGGGATTCACCCGGCGGCTATTTTCGCGGCTGTGGCGGGTGCAGCGTTGCTGTCGACTTTCTATGTGATTCGGCGCAAAAGGAGATGGGGCTGA
- the nosZ gene encoding Sec-dependent nitrous-oxide reductase, protein MRKSFPFTPALIGLLAGILVFTLLFADFGGKQAADRAVAKGDAEKVYVPFGQKDDYYLFASGGHSGQLFVYGVPSMRRIRTIPVFSPDTATGYGFDKESRDMLGGYTWGDLHHPALSETNGEYDGKYLFATDVANNRAAVLDLTTFTTIDMLQTPNTVGPHCAAFVTENTEYLFLPARFSAPLGQEYAPLDDFQAKYKGVMSAVQFNEKTRKLELAYQVALPPWSYDLSDAGKKVSGDWAVLTTYNTEEATSNYEINASQKDRDYIVLFNWKELAKKIDDGQYEMVNGVKMIDPAKQTGGIYLVPVAKSPHGVDVTPDGKRFIASGKLAPAMTVFSFEKAFAAIKNKKFSGYEEGLPVLDYNSVMEREVNPENALGPLHTQFDDQGNAYTTMFISSEIVKWDVNTGETLDRIPVQYSPGHAVSAEGDSISPDGKWIVALNKLAKDSYLSVGPSHPESMQLIDLSGDKMRIIASVPVDPEPHYAQMIKADKIHTINVYPQDEKRPDSVWRQEDARIVRKDGEVHVYGIAMRSKFVLDAKAKRKDVIEARQGDKVVVHLTNIDLDEDITHGFGINDYNLNMEVQPGETKTLEFIADKAGTFPFYCTNFCSALHQEMSGYLLVEPK, encoded by the coding sequence TTGCGAAAATCATTCCCATTTACGCCGGCATTAATCGGATTACTTGCCGGGATATTGGTTTTCACCCTGTTGTTTGCCGATTTCGGCGGCAAACAAGCGGCGGATCGCGCTGTCGCCAAGGGGGACGCCGAAAAGGTGTATGTGCCGTTCGGGCAAAAGGACGATTATTACTTGTTTGCTTCGGGCGGCCATTCGGGCCAGTTGTTCGTTTACGGTGTACCGTCCATGCGCCGTATCCGCACCATCCCGGTGTTTTCGCCCGATACCGCGACCGGTTACGGTTTTGACAAAGAAAGCCGCGACATGCTGGGCGGATACACGTGGGGGGATTTGCACCACCCCGCATTGTCGGAAACAAACGGCGAATACGACGGCAAATACTTGTTTGCTACCGACGTCGCCAACAATCGGGCGGCGGTTCTCGATCTAACGACTTTCACCACCATCGATATGTTGCAAACGCCCAATACGGTAGGCCCGCACTGTGCGGCATTCGTAACGGAAAACACCGAATATTTGTTTTTGCCGGCCCGTTTCTCCGCTCCGCTGGGGCAGGAATATGCGCCGCTTGACGATTTTCAGGCGAAATATAAAGGCGTCATGTCTGCCGTCCAGTTTAACGAAAAAACAAGGAAGCTCGAGCTGGCCTATCAGGTCGCGTTGCCGCCGTGGTCCTATGATCTGTCCGACGCGGGGAAAAAGGTATCCGGGGATTGGGCGGTGCTGACAACGTACAACACCGAAGAAGCCACATCCAATTACGAGATCAACGCATCGCAGAAAGATCGCGACTATATCGTCCTGTTCAATTGGAAAGAGCTTGCGAAAAAGATCGATGACGGCCAGTACGAGATGGTAAACGGCGTGAAAATGATCGATCCGGCCAAACAAACAGGCGGCATTTACCTTGTGCCGGTCGCCAAATCCCCGCACGGCGTTGACGTGACTCCGGACGGCAAGCGGTTTATCGCTTCCGGCAAGCTGGCGCCGGCAATGACGGTATTTTCGTTTGAAAAAGCGTTTGCCGCCATCAAGAACAAGAAGTTTTCCGGCTATGAAGAAGGGCTGCCGGTTTTGGATTACAACTCCGTCATGGAGCGCGAAGTGAATCCCGAGAACGCGCTCGGCCCCTTGCATACGCAATTTGACGATCAGGGAAATGCCTATACGACGATGTTTATTTCTTCGGAAATTGTGAAGTGGGACGTGAACACCGGGGAAACGCTCGACCGCATTCCGGTGCAATATTCGCCCGGCCACGCCGTGTCGGCTGAGGGAGACAGCATAAGCCCGGACGGCAAGTGGATTGTCGCCCTGAACAAATTGGCGAAAGACAGCTATTTGTCGGTAGGGCCGTCGCATCCGGAGTCGATGCAGCTCATTGATTTGTCCGGAGACAAAATGCGCATCATCGCCAGCGTTCCGGTCGATCCCGAGCCGCATTACGCGCAAATGATCAAGGCGGACAAAATCCATACGATCAATGTTTACCCGCAAGACGAAAAACGGCCTGATTCGGTATGGAGGCAGGAGGATGCGCGGATTGTGCGCAAAGATGGCGAAGTGCATGTTTATGGCATCGCCATGCGGTCAAAGTTCGTATTGGATGCGAAAGCGAAGCGCAAAGACGTGATTGAAGCGCGGCAAGGCGACAAAGTGGTCGTTCACTTGACAAACATTGATCTCGATGAGGATATAACGCACGGTTTCGGCATTAACGATTATAACCTGAATATGGAAGTGCAGCCGGGCGAGACCAAGACGCTGGAATTTATCGCCGACAAGGCGGGCACCTTCCCGTTCTACTGCACCAACTTCTGTTCGGCTTTGCACCAGGAAATGTCGGGTTATCTTTTGGTGGAACCGAAATAA
- a CDS encoding extracellular solute-binding protein: MLKKWLITTISLVLVLAMLAGCGADNGKPAASDSNSGTDNDKVAAQTGGGSKESSAPAEKVKLKFFTGKVETVDLMNQLIDKFNSTHPNIQVEQEYQKDASNVIKVKFASGDIPDITTVVMQDYIDQGKYLDLSNEPFWSNILPSVKELCTDIKTGKQFKVATNVTMAGIFYNKDIFNELGLKEALTWDDFYNNLKVIKEKKPDVVPLFLPGKESWTLGHLVEFIAHGVIKQKYGITDSRKAFIFNEQDKLAFDAPNGSMESFASRLLQLKKDGLINSDALTATYDNQKQAFVSGKAAMISQGMWVMGDLLKMDPNFASKIGFSPYPPIIDGTKPVVLSAEDSVYAITSASKHPKEALEFLNFLFQPENLQAYSEFLKSPPAFTNVDADWGPIKDEAKAALSKGANIQFTDWPSGFSGDDAGRVVQELLADKYKTPAEFAKAFKESWDKAWNATNGK; the protein is encoded by the coding sequence TTGCTTAAAAAATGGTTGATAACCACCATCAGCTTAGTACTCGTACTTGCTATGCTGGCAGGCTGCGGAGCGGACAACGGCAAACCGGCCGCAAGCGACAGCAATAGTGGAACGGATAATGACAAGGTGGCTGCCCAGACAGGCGGCGGAAGCAAGGAATCTTCAGCGCCGGCTGAGAAAGTCAAACTTAAGTTTTTTACCGGTAAGGTTGAAACGGTCGATCTGATGAACCAGTTGATCGACAAATTTAATTCAACACACCCGAACATACAGGTGGAACAGGAATACCAGAAAGATGCCAGCAATGTCATTAAGGTCAAATTCGCTTCCGGCGATATTCCGGATATCACCACGGTCGTCATGCAGGATTATATCGACCAGGGCAAGTATCTGGATTTGTCGAATGAACCGTTCTGGTCGAATATTCTGCCCTCCGTCAAGGAGCTGTGTACGGATATCAAGACCGGCAAGCAGTTTAAAGTTGCCACGAACGTGACGATGGCCGGCATCTTTTACAACAAGGATATATTTAATGAACTCGGGCTGAAGGAAGCGCTCACCTGGGACGACTTCTACAACAATCTGAAGGTGATCAAAGAGAAGAAGCCTGATGTTGTCCCGTTGTTTCTTCCCGGCAAAGAGTCGTGGACACTTGGTCATCTCGTCGAATTTATCGCGCATGGTGTGATAAAGCAAAAGTATGGCATCACCGATTCACGCAAAGCGTTCATTTTTAACGAGCAGGATAAACTTGCTTTCGACGCGCCGAACGGCAGCATGGAATCGTTCGCAAGCCGCTTATTGCAACTGAAAAAGGATGGACTGATCAACAGCGACGCTTTAACCGCAACGTATGACAACCAAAAACAAGCGTTTGTTTCCGGCAAGGCGGCGATGATCAGCCAAGGCATGTGGGTTATGGGCGATCTCCTTAAAATGGATCCCAATTTCGCCTCCAAGATCGGATTCAGCCCGTACCCGCCGATTATCGACGGCACAAAACCTGTCGTACTATCGGCCGAGGATTCCGTTTACGCGATTACGTCAGCCTCGAAGCATCCGAAAGAAGCTTTGGAGTTCCTGAACTTTTTGTTCCAGCCGGAAAATTTGCAAGCATACAGCGAGTTCCTGAAATCGCCGCCTGCGTTTACAAATGTGGATGCCGACTGGGGTCCGATCAAGGATGAAGCAAAAGCCGCTTTATCCAAAGGCGCCAATATTCAATTTACCGATTGGCCTTCCGGCTTTTCCGGCGATGATGCCGGCCGCGTCGTGCAGGAGTTGTTGGCGGACAAATATAAAACACCCGCGGAATTCGCCAAAGCGTTCAAGGAATCGTGGGATAAAGCATGGAATGCAACGAACGGCAAGTAA
- a CDS encoding carbohydrate ABC transporter permease, whose product MRTALKYAAAVAISLLSLIPFYVLLFLSLNAPSFNFFEESLFMPDFYFHNYAEAWVSSHIGRAIGNSLIITVGSVALNVLLASSAGYAIARFRNRLHRAIFTVFLLSMMIPAIIITVPLYTLMRSIGGINTLWAMILLMASTVMPFSVFLYTSFIRAIPKEIEESAIIDGCTHFTAFFRVTFFFLAPVTSAVVILTGLQIWNNYGQAIFFLQSQSVQTIPLAISMFFQQYGAKWNLMGAAAVIGVLPPIVAFLAFQRYFIKGIMAGALKG is encoded by the coding sequence ATGAGAACCGCACTCAAATATGCCGCGGCCGTGGCGATCAGCCTTCTGTCGCTGATTCCGTTTTACGTTTTGCTTTTTTTATCGCTCAATGCTCCTTCGTTCAATTTCTTCGAAGAGTCTTTATTCATGCCTGATTTTTATTTTCACAACTATGCGGAAGCCTGGGTGTCTTCGCATATCGGGCGAGCCATCGGCAATTCGCTGATCATTACGGTCGGATCGGTGGCGCTTAACGTGCTGTTGGCCAGTTCAGCCGGCTATGCCATCGCCAGATTCCGCAATCGGCTGCATCGGGCGATTTTTACCGTCTTTCTGCTTAGCATGATGATCCCGGCAATCATTATCACGGTGCCGCTTTATACGCTAATGCGATCGATCGGCGGAATCAACACGCTATGGGCGATGATTTTGCTGATGGCGTCCACGGTTATGCCCTTCTCCGTGTTTCTATATACCAGCTTTATCCGCGCGATCCCGAAAGAGATAGAGGAATCTGCCATCATCGACGGCTGCACCCATTTCACCGCATTTTTCCGGGTCACGTTTTTTTTTCTCGCTCCCGTTACGTCTGCGGTGGTCATATTGACGGGGCTGCAAATTTGGAACAATTACGGGCAGGCCATCTTTTTTCTACAGAGCCAATCGGTGCAGACGATTCCGCTTGCGATCTCGATGTTTTTCCAACAATATGGAGCCAAATGGAACCTGATGGGGGCAGCCGCCGTAATTGGCGTCCTGCCGCCAATTGTCGCGTTTCTCGCATTTCAACGTTATTTTATTAAAGGCATCATGGCGGGAGCCTTGAAAGGATGA
- a CDS encoding sensor histidine kinase: MKLKRYRDWHIKTKLLLITALIISSLLFLESILSYTQYTRNFEAESSDHVQQIIEQASLNIDNYLDDLIRLAKSPYRNDAVMRALEEEKLPSEAEQLEQRWTIENFLDEMMILPRNDILQVNIFTNEIYSISRISTFDYTQTEYKETDWYRKALSSRDPVFIPARLQRVGTGGKLPIFSLALQLRSTRNTERILGVIKVDANYRGIEEILNKIDMGKEGGLLLTDDRNSTIYSSLKGTQIEPFLAAAGASISNGGQTTIAGKGYLLNSVSIPRVGWKLVAVNSLDELNQKSRLTRNITLVIALVCSLFAILVLSIFIRNFLKPLFAIVRLMKEINHGNLSVRFTERRSDEIGYLGSSFNGLVIKVSDMLERNTSLIKEVYEARLLQQEAQFKALHNQIRPHFIFNTLNMISLLMQSGKQEQAIDHIHKLSSILRSITTWDREVTLRQEIGLLTNYISIQSSRYEGRLACLIDIDEQWYDMPIPPLLFQPIVENAVIHGCEAKREKTTIRIASLVDHNDLMFQISDDGGGMNAETLRNLRQKIAEPLDSPAGIANGSADLQKRFSGMGVGLINVHQRIRLRYGERYGLKIESEPGAGTTVTIRLPLPDGKRQTGKKEDHL; the protein is encoded by the coding sequence ATGAAACTGAAAAGATATCGGGATTGGCATATCAAGACCAAACTTCTGCTCATAACTGCTTTGATTATTTCGAGTTTGTTGTTTTTGGAATCCATTCTCTCCTACACCCAGTACACCCGCAATTTCGAGGCGGAATCGAGCGATCATGTTCAGCAAATTATCGAACAGGCATCGCTTAATATTGACAATTATTTGGATGATTTGATTCGCCTTGCCAAATCCCCCTATCGTAACGATGCCGTCATGCGCGCCCTTGAAGAAGAGAAGCTGCCTTCGGAAGCCGAACAACTGGAACAGCGGTGGACCATAGAGAATTTTCTTGACGAAATGATGATACTCCCGCGCAACGATATTCTTCAGGTGAACATTTTTACCAATGAAATCTATTCGATCAGCCGCATTTCAACGTTCGATTACACCCAGACCGAATACAAGGAAACCGACTGGTACCGCAAGGCGCTCTCATCGCGCGACCCGGTTTTTATTCCCGCCAGGCTTCAGCGGGTTGGGACAGGAGGCAAGCTTCCCATTTTTTCGTTAGCCCTTCAGCTTCGCAGTACGCGCAATACGGAGCGGATTCTCGGTGTGATTAAGGTTGACGCCAACTATCGCGGCATTGAAGAAATTTTGAACAAGATCGATATGGGCAAAGAGGGCGGTTTGTTGCTGACCGATGATCGGAATAGCACCATCTATTCCAGTCTTAAGGGCACTCAGATAGAGCCGTTCCTGGCCGCTGCCGGCGCCTCGATTTCGAACGGCGGCCAAACGACCATTGCCGGCAAAGGATATCTGCTCAATTCCGTGTCGATCCCCCGGGTTGGCTGGAAGCTCGTTGCCGTCAATTCTTTGGACGAATTAAATCAGAAATCGCGGCTGACGCGCAACATTACGCTGGTTATCGCGCTAGTATGCTCTCTGTTCGCCATCCTAGTGCTGTCGATATTTATTCGCAATTTCCTGAAGCCGCTGTTTGCAATCGTCCGATTGATGAAGGAAATCAATCACGGCAATCTGTCGGTCCGCTTCACAGAACGAAGAAGTGACGAAATCGGCTATCTGGGTTCTTCTTTTAATGGACTCGTCATCAAAGTAAGTGATATGTTGGAACGGAATACGAGCCTGATCAAGGAAGTGTACGAAGCCCGTCTGCTGCAGCAGGAGGCGCAGTTCAAGGCTCTGCACAACCAAATCCGGCCGCATTTTATTTTCAACACGCTCAATATGATCAGCCTGTTGATGCAATCCGGCAAACAGGAGCAAGCCATCGATCACATCCATAAGCTGAGCAGCATTTTGCGCAGTATTACGACCTGGGATCGGGAAGTGACGCTTCGCCAGGAAATCGGGCTTTTGACGAATTACATAAGCATCCAAAGCAGCCGTTATGAAGGAAGATTGGCTTGCCTGATCGACATCGATGAGCAATGGTACGACATGCCGATTCCACCTTTACTGTTTCAACCGATTGTAGAAAATGCCGTGATACACGGATGCGAGGCGAAACGGGAAAAAACGACGATTCGCATTGCGAGCCTGGTTGATCACAACGATTTAATGTTCCAAATCAGTGATGACGGTGGCGGTATGAACGCGGAAACACTACGCAATCTCCGGCAGAAAATCGCCGAGCCCCTCGATTCCCCAGCCGGAATCGCAAACGGGTCAGCGGATTTGCAAAAGCGCTTCTCGGGAATGGGCGTCGGCCTTATCAACGTTCACCAGCGGATCAGGCTTCGTTACGGCGAGCGATACGGGCTCAAGATCGAAAGCGAACCGGGAGCCGGCACCACGGTAACCATTCGGCTGCCGCTTCCAGACGGCAAGAGACAAACGGGGAAAAAGGAGGATCATC